In Paenibacillus sp. FSL M7-0420, a single genomic region encodes these proteins:
- the smc gene encoding chromosome segregation protein SMC produces the protein MFLKRIELAGFKSFADKTEMEFVRGITAVVGPNGSGKSNISDGIRWVLGEQSAKSLRGGKMEDIIFAGSDARKAVNYGEVSLTLDNEDHVLPLDFSEVTVTRRVHRSGDSEYLINKQACRLKDITELFMDTGIGREAYSIIGQGRIEEILSTRSEDRRGIFEEASGIVKYKSRKKDAGRKLDETEQNLLRIHDLISELEDQVGPLKDQSEKAIRYKELREQLKHLEISVYVHQIEGIHTSWQEGNARLEVLKTEQLELSTVVSAHDAKLESGRAELRNLEQEVEKLQEQLLRSSEANEKSEGYGELLKERRRNLEQNREQLMQTLGSVGERSEGRQRELAELEHKLKQTRQTLAELRAQLADEESKLQGVAGGISQSKEEKLKSALLELMNLMAQARNEIRYADQQKESLERRMSRSQEESGKWTARLAELVSAQSGLKDKIAALGKEIGLLRGAYITESEQTGKRQKLLEETQSGLRKWEQKREAQVSRHETMKEMQDDFDGFMLGVKEVLKGARKGQLNGVHGAVAELISVPEKLEMAIETAMGASLQHVVMENEAVSRQAIAFLKQRQLGRATFLPLDVIRPRQITGSDRSMVQGAEGFVGIASELVGYEDKYGSIIGSLLGNVVIAESLEQANRIAAKCQYRYRVVTLEGDVVNAGGSMTGGSQHKKNNSLLSRKRQLDQLSGEIEESEQQIAKLKQGISRLRAEQDKGSQKLEQLRHDGDEKRLEEQRVSGDLKQLEQELRHVQEQVEGAGAERSGFEQEVRGLDEARKQAEAELSRLEKEEQEAHAAIRSAESDRKANESAKEELQGKLTGMKVTEGKLDQEIFSLEEQLRRMRQDAGSQEKELRQSRSLLMTIEQDLEENARETVKQKEEVNSLRLSKEDTSARLDLARADRAAISRKLELAEGETKDQRQALRAVEDKLRSTEVAVGRLDVELDNILRKLSDDYELSYELAKQRYPVPEDVPAAQLEVQRLKRSISGLGEVNLGAIEEYQRVHERYTFLSGQKDDLVEAKTTLYHVIREMEEEMSKRFKQTFDAIRREFGTVFTKLFGGGRADLQLLDPEHMLDTGIDIVAQPPGKKLQNLQLLSGGERALTAMALLFAILQVKPVPFCVLDEVEAALDEANVVRFAQYLREFSEQTQFIVVTHRKGTMEEADVLYGVTMEEGGVSKLVSVRLEDEEAEIA, from the coding sequence ATGTTTCTGAAACGGATTGAATTAGCGGGCTTCAAATCATTTGCCGACAAAACGGAGATGGAATTTGTACGCGGAATTACGGCTGTAGTCGGTCCGAACGGCAGCGGCAAAAGTAACATATCCGACGGCATCCGCTGGGTGCTTGGGGAGCAGAGTGCCAAATCCCTGCGCGGCGGCAAGATGGAGGATATTATATTTGCCGGAAGTGATGCCCGCAAGGCGGTCAACTACGGTGAGGTCTCGCTGACGCTGGATAATGAGGATCATGTGCTGCCGCTGGATTTCAGCGAGGTGACCGTGACCCGGCGTGTCCACCGCAGCGGAGACAGTGAATACCTGATCAATAAACAGGCCTGCAGGCTGAAGGATATTACAGAGCTGTTCATGGATACCGGTATCGGCCGTGAAGCTTATTCAATTATCGGACAAGGCCGGATAGAAGAGATTCTCAGTACCCGTTCGGAAGACCGGAGGGGTATCTTTGAAGAGGCCTCAGGTATTGTTAAATATAAATCACGCAAAAAGGATGCCGGCCGCAAGCTCGATGAGACCGAGCAGAATTTGCTGCGGATTCATGACCTGATCAGCGAGCTGGAGGATCAGGTGGGACCGCTGAAGGACCAGTCCGAGAAGGCGATAAGATACAAGGAGCTGCGGGAGCAGCTAAAGCATCTGGAGATTTCGGTATATGTGCATCAGATCGAAGGCATACATACATCCTGGCAGGAGGGTAACGCCCGCCTGGAGGTGCTTAAGACGGAGCAGCTGGAGCTGTCCACTGTAGTCTCTGCCCATGATGCCAAGCTGGAGAGCGGCCGGGCAGAGCTGCGTAATCTGGAGCAGGAAGTGGAGAAGCTGCAGGAACAGCTGCTGCGCAGCAGCGAAGCCAACGAGAAGAGCGAAGGCTATGGAGAGCTGCTCAAGGAGAGGCGCAGGAATCTGGAGCAGAACCGGGAACAGCTCATGCAGACTCTGGGTTCTGTAGGTGAACGTTCCGAGGGGCGGCAGCGTGAGCTGGCGGAGCTGGAGCATAAGCTGAAGCAGACCCGGCAGACGCTTGCGGAGCTGCGGGCACAGCTGGCGGATGAGGAATCGAAGCTGCAGGGTGTGGCCGGCGGCATCAGCCAGAGCAAGGAAGAGAAGCTGAAGAGTGCTCTGCTTGAGCTGATGAACCTGATGGCTCAGGCGCGCAACGAGATCCGCTATGCGGATCAGCAGAAGGAGAGCCTGGAGCGGCGGATGAGCCGCAGCCAGGAGGAGAGCGGCAAGTGGACAGCGCGGCTGGCGGAGCTGGTCTCTGCACAGAGCGGGCTGAAGGATAAGATTGCCGCGCTAGGCAAGGAAATCGGGCTGCTGCGCGGTGCGTACATTACGGAGAGCGAGCAGACCGGCAAACGGCAGAAGCTGCTTGAAGAGACGCAGAGCGGCCTGCGCAAATGGGAGCAGAAGCGCGAAGCCCAGGTGTCCCGGCATGAGACGATGAAGGAAATGCAGGATGATTTTGACGGCTTCATGCTTGGGGTCAAAGAGGTGCTGAAGGGCGCGCGCAAAGGACAGCTAAATGGTGTACACGGGGCAGTTGCCGAATTGATCTCCGTTCCCGAGAAGCTCGAAATGGCAATTGAGACCGCCATGGGTGCTTCCTTGCAGCATGTGGTTATGGAGAATGAAGCGGTGTCCCGGCAGGCGATTGCTTTCCTGAAGCAGCGTCAGCTCGGACGGGCGACCTTCCTCCCGCTGGATGTTATCCGGCCCCGGCAGATTACCGGCAGTGACCGCAGCATGGTTCAAGGTGCCGAAGGGTTCGTCGGTATCGCCTCGGAGCTGGTCGGCTATGAAGACAAGTATGGAAGCATTATCGGAAGCCTGCTCGGCAATGTCGTAATCGCTGAGAGTCTGGAGCAGGCGAACCGCATTGCGGCCAAATGCCAATACCGCTACAGAGTGGTTACACTGGAAGGCGATGTGGTGAATGCAGGCGGTTCGATGACGGGCGGCAGCCAGCATAAGAAGAACAACAGCCTGCTTAGCCGCAAGCGTCAGCTTGACCAGCTCTCCGGCGAGATTGAAGAGAGCGAGCAGCAGATTGCCAAGCTGAAGCAGGGGATTAGCCGCTTGCGCGCTGAACAGGACAAGGGCTCCCAGAAGCTGGAGCAGCTGCGGCATGACGGTGATGAGAAGCGGCTGGAGGAACAGCGTGTATCCGGCGATCTGAAGCAGCTGGAGCAGGAGCTGCGGCATGTGCAGGAGCAGGTCGAGGGCGCAGGCGCGGAGCGCAGCGGCTTCGAGCAGGAGGTACGCGGGTTGGACGAGGCCCGCAAGCAGGCGGAAGCTGAGCTGTCCCGGCTGGAGAAGGAAGAGCAGGAGGCGCACGCAGCTATCCGCAGTGCCGAGTCGGACCGCAAGGCGAATGAATCGGCCAAGGAAGAGCTGCAGGGCAAGCTGACCGGGATGAAGGTCACGGAGGGTAAGCTGGATCAGGAGATCTTCTCGCTGGAGGAGCAGCTGCGCCGGATGAGGCAGGATGCCGGCTCCCAGGAGAAGGAGCTGCGCCAGAGCCGCAGCCTGCTGATGACCATCGAGCAGGATCTGGAAGAGAATGCACGGGAGACCGTGAAGCAGAAGGAAGAGGTCAACAGTCTGAGGCTGAGCAAGGAAGATACGTCTGCGAGGCTTGACCTGGCCCGTGCCGACCGCGCGGCGATCTCGCGCAAGCTGGAGCTGGCGGAAGGCGAGACCAAAGACCAGCGGCAGGCGCTCCGGGCGGTCGAAGACAAGCTCCGTTCCACGGAGGTTGCCGTCGGGCGGCTCGATGTGGAGCTGGACAATATTCTCCGCAAGCTGAGCGATGACTACGAGCTGAGCTATGAGCTGGCGAAGCAGCGTTATCCGGTGCCGGAGGATGTGCCTGCGGCACAGCTGGAGGTGCAGCGTCTGAAGCGCAGCATCTCCGGTCTGGGCGAGGTCAACCTGGGCGCGATTGAAGAGTATCAGCGGGTGCATGAGCGGTATACTTTTCTCAGCGGGCAAAAGGATGATCTAGTGGAAGCCAAAACAACGCTGTATCATGTGATCCGTGAGATGGAAGAGGAGATGTCGAAGCGCTTCAAGCAGACCTTCGATGCCATCCGCCGCGAGTTCGGCACGGTGTTCACGAAGCTGTTCGGCGGCGGGCGGGCAGATCTGCAGCTGCTGGACCCTGAGCATATGCTCGATACAGGGATTGATATCGTTGCCCAGCCGCCGGGCAAGAAGCTGCAGAATCTCCAGCTTCTCTCCGGCGGAGAACGCGCCTTAACCGCGATGGCTCTGCTGTTCGCCATTCTGCAGGTCAAGCCGGTGCCGTTCTGCGTCCTGGATGAAGTGGAAGCGGCGCTGGATGAAGCCAATGTGGTGCGCTTCGCCCAGTACCTGCGCGAGTTCTCGGAGCAGACGCAGTTCATCGTAGTGACCCACCGCAAGGGAACGATGGAGGAAGCCGATGTGCTCTATGGCGTAACGATGGAGGAAGGCGGCGTATCCAAGCTCGTATCTGTCCGGCTGGAGGATGAAGAGGCTGAAATAGCTTAA
- the ftsY gene encoding signal recognition particle-docking protein FtsY, with protein sequence MSFFKKLKDSISGKTESVTKQFRDGLEKTRKGFVEKVSDLIIRRKKIDEEFYEELEEILIGADVGVNTVMNLVEELRAEVKQKRIEDAAELQPILSRKLMELLRGDDDNSLNENPDGITVILFVGVNGVGKTTTIGKLAHRYKQEGKKVLLAAGDTFRAGAIEQLEVWGKRAGVDVIKQQSGSDPAAVMFDAVQAAKQRSVDVLICDTAGRLQNKSNLMEELNKIFRVIQREIPSAPHEVLMVLDATTGQNALTQAKLFGEKSGVTGLVLTKLDGTAKGGIVVAIRQEMNLPVKLVGLGEKMEDLQPFDSDQFVHALFAGMISEEADSEE encoded by the coding sequence ATGAGTTTTTTCAAAAAACTGAAAGACAGCATCTCCGGTAAAACGGAAAGCGTAACGAAACAGTTCCGCGACGGTCTGGAGAAAACACGCAAGGGCTTCGTTGAGAAGGTCTCGGATCTGATTATCCGCCGCAAAAAGATCGATGAAGAATTCTACGAGGAGCTGGAAGAGATTCTGATCGGCGCCGATGTTGGCGTGAATACGGTCATGAATCTGGTGGAGGAGCTGCGCGCCGAAGTGAAGCAGAAGCGGATCGAGGACGCGGCAGAGCTTCAGCCGATTCTCTCCCGCAAGCTGATGGAGCTGCTGCGCGGAGATGATGACAACAGTCTGAACGAGAATCCGGACGGCATTACCGTGATCCTGTTCGTCGGCGTGAACGGAGTCGGGAAGACGACGACCATCGGCAAGCTGGCGCACCGCTACAAGCAGGAAGGCAAGAAGGTTCTGCTGGCGGCAGGCGACACCTTCCGTGCCGGAGCCATTGAGCAGCTTGAGGTGTGGGGCAAGCGTGCCGGTGTGGATGTGATCAAGCAGCAGTCGGGCTCGGACCCGGCAGCGGTGATGTTCGATGCGGTTCAGGCTGCCAAGCAGCGCAGTGTGGATGTGCTGATCTGCGATACGGCAGGCCGGCTGCAGAACAAGAGCAATCTGATGGAAGAGCTGAACAAGATCTTCCGTGTCATTCAGCGCGAGATTCCAAGCGCCCCGCATGAGGTGCTGATGGTGCTGGATGCCACCACCGGGCAGAATGCTCTGACCCAGGCCAAGCTGTTCGGCGAGAAGAGCGGCGTGACCGGTCTGGTACTGACGAAGCTCGACGGAACGGCGAAGGGCGGAATCGTGGTAGCGATCCGCCAGGAAATGAACCTGCCGGTGAAGCTGGTCGGTCTGGGCGAGAAAATGGAAGATCTTCAGCCGTTCGACTCCGACCAGTTCGTGCATGCCCTGTTCGCAGGCATGATCTCGGAAGAAGCAGATTCGGAAGAATAA
- a CDS encoding circularly permuted type 2 ATP-grasp protein, whose product MSKLDPLPGLSPYPLQHFYDEMYADERNVRPHYKHVNRMFSGMSPEELQGKQKLMQRRMMEEGITFTLYNPAQDQPMERTIPFDMIPRIIPKGEWERLEAGIVQRITALNLFIHDIYHEQYIVKDGIVPRRMVISNCYFRPEMSGLRVPGGAYITTSGIDLIRHHDGEYYVLEDNLRTPSGFSYLFKGRSLMNQLFPELSFASSIRDVDHSLNRFLSVLRSLSPSRTKDPVIALLTPGEYNSAYYEHAFLAQQMGIHLVEGRDLVAQDHKIYLKVMNGLRRVDVLYRRLDDDFIDPLAFQPSSLLGVAGLMNAYRAGNIAIANAPGTGVADDKAMYVYVPDMIRYYLNEEPILGNVPTYLLSRPQERQYVLDHLSEMVVKETSLSGGYGMLIGSEASKQELIDFRLKILAEPERYIAQPIMSLSRAPVLSDGSMAPRHIDLRAFALMGADRKPHVIPGGLTRVAMREGSLVVNSSQGGGVKDTWVMA is encoded by the coding sequence ATGTCCAAACTAGATCCTTTGCCCGGTCTGTCTCCGTATCCGCTGCAGCATTTCTATGATGAGATGTATGCGGATGAACGGAACGTCCGGCCTCATTACAAGCATGTGAACCGCATGTTTTCCGGGATGAGCCCCGAAGAGCTGCAAGGCAAGCAGAAGCTGATGCAGCGTCGGATGATGGAAGAAGGCATTACTTTTACACTGTACAACCCGGCACAGGATCAGCCTATGGAGCGGACGATTCCCTTCGATATGATTCCGCGCATTATCCCCAAGGGGGAATGGGAACGGCTGGAGGCGGGGATTGTACAGCGGATTACCGCACTGAATCTGTTCATTCATGATATTTACCATGAGCAATATATTGTGAAGGACGGAATTGTGCCGCGGCGGATGGTGATCTCGAACTGTTATTTCCGGCCGGAAATGTCCGGACTCCGTGTACCCGGCGGTGCGTACATCACCACTTCAGGCATCGATCTGATCCGCCATCATGACGGCGAATATTATGTGCTTGAGGATAATCTGCGTACACCTTCGGGCTTCTCGTATCTGTTCAAAGGCAGATCGCTCATGAACCAGCTGTTTCCTGAGCTGTCGTTTGCCAGCTCCATCCGCGATGTGGATCACAGCCTGAACCGTTTCCTGTCCGTGCTGCGCAGCCTGTCCCCGTCCCGGACCAAGGACCCGGTCATTGCCCTGCTGACACCGGGGGAGTACAATTCGGCTTATTATGAGCATGCTTTTCTGGCACAGCAGATGGGCATTCATCTGGTTGAGGGCCGTGATCTGGTCGCTCAGGACCACAAAATCTACCTGAAGGTGATGAACGGTCTGCGCAGAGTGGATGTGCTGTACCGCCGGCTGGATGATGATTTCATTGATCCCTTGGCTTTTCAGCCCAGCTCGCTGCTTGGGGTTGCAGGTCTGATGAATGCCTACCGGGCAGGAAATATCGCGATTGCCAATGCGCCCGGAACCGGGGTAGCCGATGACAAGGCCATGTATGTGTATGTGCCCGATATGATCCGCTACTACCTTAATGAAGAGCCGATTCTGGGCAATGTGCCGACCTATCTGCTGTCACGGCCGCAAGAGCGCCAGTATGTGCTGGATCATCTGTCTGAAATGGTGGTGAAGGAGACGTCTCTCTCCGGGGGCTACGGCATGCTGATCGGAAGTGAGGCATCGAAGCAGGAACTTATCGACTTCCGGCTCAAAATACTGGCGGAACCGGAGCGTTATATCGCCCAGCCGATCATGTCACTGTCCCGTGCGCCGGTCTTGTCGGACGGCAGTATGGCTCCGCGGCATATTGATCTTAGAGCGTTTGCGCTGATGGGGGCCGACCGCAAGCCGCATGTCATTCCAGGGGGACTGACCCGGGTGGCGATGCGCGAAGGCTCGCTGGTCGTGAACTCTTCCCAAGGCGGCGGAGTGAAGGATACCTGGGTAATGGCCTAG
- a CDS encoding alpha-E domain-containing protein — protein sequence MLNRNAEALFWIGRYIERAENHARLIDVHYHIQQEEDYQEEGHKWSRLIDALGVRSEYLRQFESFIEQDVLSFITLDMGNTNSLFSCVHQARNNLRTLRQHLPSELWDIINGFNLWLGEQSVTDIMRGPHQFYQQVKERAAMFLGAEQSVMLRGNEWHFIESGRFLERAENTTRILQTVTVSCKSKAINSIYTQLQAVLKSVSGYQSFRRYYADDMSPECILEFLIVNPLFPRSIRFSFHKLEEHLAKLELDSSEKGSGHEKVIRQAGKIKAELDYMEKEEMSGDLTLDVLESLMISCQRLGRTMDGAFFRREGVSV from the coding sequence ATGCTGAATCGCAATGCGGAGGCTCTATTCTGGATCGGCCGGTATATTGAACGGGCTGAGAATCACGCCCGGCTGATCGATGTACATTACCATATCCAGCAGGAAGAGGATTACCAGGAAGAGGGCCACAAGTGGTCGCGCCTGATTGATGCACTTGGGGTACGAAGCGAATATCTGCGGCAGTTTGAAAGCTTCATTGAACAGGACGTCTTATCCTTCATCACACTGGACATGGGGAATACCAATTCCTTGTTCTCCTGTGTGCATCAGGCCAGGAATAATCTGCGCACGCTGCGCCAGCATTTGCCGAGTGAGCTGTGGGATATTATCAATGGCTTCAACCTGTGGCTCGGTGAACAGTCGGTAACGGATATCATGCGCGGCCCGCATCAATTCTATCAGCAGGTCAAGGAGCGGGCGGCGATGTTCCTCGGCGCGGAGCAATCGGTGATGCTCCGGGGCAATGAATGGCATTTCATCGAGAGCGGCCGGTTTCTGGAACGGGCGGAGAATACGACACGTATCCTGCAGACCGTCACGGTATCCTGCAAGTCGAAGGCTATCAATTCCATCTATACCCAGCTTCAGGCTGTGCTGAAATCGGTGAGCGGCTATCAGTCCTTCCGCCGGTATTACGCCGATGATATGTCGCCGGAATGCATTCTGGAATTCCTGATCGTGAACCCGCTCTTCCCGCGTTCAATCCGCTTCTCCTTTCACAAGCTGGAGGAGCATCTGGCCAAGCTGGAGCTGGATTCTTCAGAGAAGGGCTCAGGGCATGAGAAGGTGATCCGTCAGGCGGGCAAGATCAAGGCGGAGCTGGATTATATGGAGAAGGAAGAGATGTCCGGCGACCTGACCCTGGATGTGCTGGAGTCACTGATGATATCCTGTCAGAGGCTCGGCCGAACGATGGACGGTGCTTTTTTTCGCCGTGAAGGAGTCTCGGTATGA
- a CDS encoding transglutaminase family protein encodes MKIQINHTTTYSYPEPVTDSVNEIRLTPRTNYRQSCYHHEVEVHPPANLLTYEDFFGNRVHAYSVNKPHTEMVIHTKATVVTLDKAQGADLPHIPLEEQVKLLNDEKFQNRYIEFILPTRYTEVTPELVEFASQHPFEEAEDMYEWTRKLSSTIYEQFTYDPEATSVNTTVKRALMLKRGVCQDYAHLMIAVCRSVGLPSRYVSGYHFVGDLQGGNANFEQASHAWVETHIPGTGWLGFDPTNNAEVSWRYIKLGHGRDYKDIVPVKGVYRGAAGTLTVKVDVRQLEN; translated from the coding sequence ATGAAAATACAGATCAACCACACAACCACCTACAGCTACCCCGAGCCGGTGACGGACAGTGTCAATGAGATCCGGCTGACGCCGCGCACGAACTACCGGCAATCCTGTTATCACCATGAGGTGGAGGTGCATCCGCCGGCTAATCTGCTGACTTATGAGGATTTCTTCGGCAACCGGGTCCATGCCTATTCGGTGAACAAGCCACATACGGAAATGGTGATTCACACCAAAGCGACCGTGGTCACGCTTGACAAGGCGCAAGGTGCCGACCTGCCGCATATTCCGCTGGAGGAGCAGGTAAAGCTGCTGAATGACGAGAAGTTTCAGAACCGGTATATTGAGTTTATTCTGCCTACCCGGTACACCGAGGTGACGCCGGAGCTGGTGGAATTCGCGTCGCAGCATCCTTTTGAGGAAGCCGAGGATATGTACGAATGGACCCGGAAGCTGTCGTCGACCATCTACGAGCAGTTTACGTACGATCCCGAGGCGACGAGTGTCAACACTACAGTGAAAAGAGCACTGATGCTAAAGCGCGGAGTCTGCCAGGACTATGCACATCTGATGATTGCGGTCTGCCGCAGTGTCGGCTTGCCCTCGCGTTATGTGAGCGGGTACCATTTTGTCGGGGACCTGCAGGGGGGCAACGCCAACTTCGAACAGGCCTCGCATGCCTGGGTGGAGACACATATTCCGGGTACGGGCTGGCTGGGCTTCGATCCGACCAACAATGCTGAAGTAAGCTGGCGGTATATCAAGCTTGGACATGGACGGGATTATAAGGATATCGTTCCGGTCAAAGGCGTATACCGCGGAGCAGCGGGCACGCTTACGGTGAAGGTGGATGTACGGCAGCTGGAGAATTGA
- a CDS encoding SDR family oxidoreductase, with the protein MSPNIAKKQRFQGKTAIITGAGSGIGRAAAIQLAREGANVALFDLVNERTSILEQKLNKLRRDCALAIDVDTSDAGRMEEAVRRTVEHFGGLDIVFANAGINGVVGPIEELSVGDWEKTLSVNLTGTFLTLKYSIPHLKEKGKGSIIITSSINGNSRFTSFGWSPYSTTKAGQVAFAKMAALELAKFKIRVNVICPGAIATNIDESTEWNDDVESIVIPIEFPDGAQPLADGPGKPENVADLVAFLASDESIHITGSQIVIDGAESLLS; encoded by the coding sequence ATGAGCCCAAATATAGCAAAAAAGCAGCGTTTTCAAGGGAAAACAGCCATAATCACAGGTGCGGGCTCGGGAATCGGCAGAGCGGCAGCGATCCAGCTGGCACGTGAAGGTGCGAATGTCGCCTTGTTCGATCTGGTGAACGAACGTACCTCGATCCTTGAACAGAAATTGAATAAGCTGCGCAGGGACTGCGCGTTAGCGATTGATGTGGATACTTCGGATGCCGGCCGGATGGAGGAAGCGGTGCGCAGAACCGTAGAGCATTTCGGAGGCCTGGATATTGTGTTCGCCAATGCGGGCATTAACGGAGTGGTCGGGCCGATTGAGGAGCTGAGCGTAGGCGATTGGGAGAAGACCCTCTCTGTCAATCTGACAGGCACCTTCCTGACGCTGAAATACAGCATTCCCCATCTGAAGGAGAAGGGCAAAGGCAGTATTATTATTACCAGCTCCATCAACGGCAACAGCAGATTCACCAGCTTCGGCTGGTCACCATACAGCACCACTAAGGCCGGCCAGGTCGCTTTTGCCAAGATGGCTGCACTGGAGCTGGCCAAGTTCAAAATCCGGGTCAATGTCATTTGTCCGGGAGCGATCGCCACGAATATCGACGAGAGCACGGAGTGGAACGATGATGTGGAGTCCATTGTCATTCCCATTGAATTCCCCGACGGTGCACAGCCGCTGGCTGACGGTCCGGGCAAACCGGAGAATGTGGCCGATCTGGTCGCGTTCCTGGCCTCGGATGAATCCATTCATATTACCGGCTCGCAGATTGTGATTGACGGTGCGGAGTCGCTGCTGTCTTAG
- a CDS encoding DUF2087 domain-containing protein gives MEGENEAVRISEKFWNASIAELKQGYNVETEERTEKYHCLVCGAAFEKGLIYKDGEQYYEAEKFAALHVDRVHGGMFNWLLTLDKKLSGLTDLQKGLLQAFRQSLSDAEAAKELGIGSTSTVRNHRFTLREKVKQAKLFLAVMELAEEKPGASSSFVSIPRTAVMVDERFAITEQENAEILGTYFKQGPDGPLSEFPKRQKRKAAILRHLLQRFETGRKYSEKEINAVLEAAYPDYVTLRRYLIDYGLLDREDDGSSYWVKL, from the coding sequence TTGGAAGGAGAGAATGAAGCAGTACGGATATCGGAGAAATTCTGGAATGCGTCCATTGCAGAATTGAAGCAGGGCTATAATGTGGAGACGGAAGAGCGGACGGAAAAGTATCATTGTCTGGTCTGCGGGGCTGCCTTCGAGAAGGGCTTGATCTATAAGGATGGAGAACAGTATTACGAAGCGGAGAAGTTCGCAGCCCTGCATGTGGACAGAGTTCATGGCGGGATGTTCAACTGGCTGCTGACGCTGGACAAGAAGCTGAGCGGGTTAACCGATTTGCAGAAGGGGCTGCTGCAGGCCTTCCGCCAAAGTCTTAGCGATGCAGAAGCAGCCAAGGAGCTGGGGATCGGCAGCACCTCCACAGTGCGTAACCACCGGTTCACGCTTCGCGAGAAGGTGAAGCAGGCCAAGCTGTTTCTGGCGGTTATGGAGCTGGCTGAGGAGAAGCCGGGAGCTTCATCGTCTTTTGTGAGTATACCGCGCACGGCTGTGATGGTTGATGAACGGTTCGCGATTACCGAGCAGGAGAACGCCGAGATTCTGGGCACCTATTTCAAACAGGGGCCGGATGGCCCGTTGTCAGAGTTCCCTAAACGGCAGAAGCGGAAGGCGGCGATTCTGCGCCATTTGCTTCAGCGTTTTGAGACAGGGCGCAAGTACAGTGAGAAGGAAATCAATGCGGTGCTCGAAGCTGCTTATCCCGATTATGTAACGCTCCGGCGTTATCTGATCGATTACGGGCTGCTGGACCGTGAAGATGACGGAAGCAGCTACTGGGTGAAATTATAA
- a CDS encoding GIY-YIG nuclease family protein yields the protein MTDKSRRKELGYNYAHSHRPMGVYRIVNTGNDKMYVGSSLNLDGVWNKHKFMLDIKGHDNKALQEDWNERGEAGFRFEVLEQIKPEEDFVADVQELKKYRKMLPDMESKWLEQLSPYGERGYHKQK from the coding sequence ATGACAGATAAATCCAGACGCAAGGAATTGGGATACAATTATGCACACTCGCACAGGCCAATGGGGGTATACCGGATTGTGAACACCGGCAACGACAAAATGTATGTGGGAAGCAGCCTGAATCTGGACGGGGTCTGGAATAAGCATAAGTTCATGCTGGATATCAAAGGCCATGACAACAAGGCGCTGCAGGAAGACTGGAATGAACGCGGGGAAGCGGGCTTCCGCTTCGAGGTGCTGGAGCAGATTAAGCCGGAAGAGGATTTCGTGGCCGATGTGCAGGAGCTGAAGAAATACCGCAAGATGCTGCCGGATATGGAGAGTAAATGGCTGGAGCAACTGTCTCCTTACGGGGAGCGCGGATATCATAAGCAGAAATAG
- a CDS encoding DnaJ family domain-containing protein: MAILSWLAEQRIQEAMRGGEFANLPGHGKPLALEDLSGVPEELRMSYKIMKNAGLLPEEVTLRAECVTLEELLVACHRSGNSTAEERKELEGRLSLKRLRLQMLLQERGLEGNAAYADYGDAIGQRLAGVERDGRE, translated from the coding sequence ATGGCTATATTATCTTGGCTTGCAGAACAAAGAATTCAGGAAGCTATGCGCGGCGGAGAGTTCGCCAATCTGCCGGGGCACGGCAAGCCGCTTGCGCTGGAGGATCTTTCCGGCGTACCTGAGGAACTGCGGATGTCCTACAAGATTATGAAGAACGCCGGATTGCTGCCCGAGGAAGTGACGCTGCGGGCAGAGTGTGTAACGCTCGAAGAGCTGCTGGTGGCTTGCCACCGAAGCGGCAACAGCACTGCCGAGGAACGAAAGGAGCTGGAGGGCAGGCTCTCCCTGAAGCGGCTGCGTCTTCAGATGCTTTTGCAGGAACGGGGGCTGGAAGGCAATGCTGCATATGCGGATTACGGGGACGCGATCGGGCAACGGCTGGCTGGAGTGGAACGGGATGGTAGGGAGTAG